The following are from one region of the Arachis duranensis cultivar V14167 chromosome 10, aradu.V14167.gnm2.J7QH, whole genome shotgun sequence genome:
- the LOC107468526 gene encoding putative receptor-like protein kinase At3g46340, giving the protein MKDIKSAYQISRLSWQGDPCLPDQFAWEGLTCNYQTNPRITSLNLSSSKLRGKINSSFSCLTELEYLDLSNNELEGSLPEFLGDLSKLKVL; this is encoded by the exons ATGAAGGACATCAAAAGTGCGTACCAGATATCTAGGTTAAGTTGGCAAGGAGATCCATGTCTTCCAGATCAATTTGCATGGGAGGGTCTCACTTGCAACTATCAAACCAATCCAAGGATCACGTCATT GAATCTGAGCTCAAGCAAACTGAGAGGGAAGATAAATTCATCATTCTCATGTCTCACGGAACTAGAATACTT ggatttatctaaTAACGAGTTGGAAGGATCTCTGCCTGAATTTTTGGGAGATCTGTCAAAGTTAAAAGTTCTGTAA
- the LOC107468751 gene encoding (3S,6E)-nerolidol synthase 1, translated as MALHYSKWCFPTSFKKPHYVATKAHLSHANQWNILQQNQRTVFQDDISINHAQKLMELKHALLSENNNSLQGMQMIDAMQRLNVDYHFQEEIHSFLQRDYVVISTTFGHGGAFAHHHLHHLALSFRLFRQQGHFVPPEVFEKFRDKEGKFRQELLVGGGGDIVKGMMELYEASQISIKGEDMLDEAGEFSCKFLKERLAYLDNDDDEAKFVRSTIENPFHKSLPMFTARDFLRNFHGGMNNNNNEWFGSLKALAKMDFTLLQRLHQQEIIQISKWWTKLGLPNELQYARNQPLKWYIWSLACLSDPNFSEERIDLTKSISFIYIIDDIFDVYGTLDELTLFTDVVSRWDVTVADELPDYMRICFRVLYDLTNEISFKIYQKHGWDANNFLRNAWKRLCKAFLVEAKWFASGKSPSSEEYLKNGIISCGVHIVLVHIFFMLGEGLSSENVKIIDGIPDIISSSATILRLWDDLGNAEDENQEGNDGSYVDCLLMEQKGLARKEAREEVMNMINDAWKRLNQECFFENTFPKPFTKASLNLARMVPLMYTYDNHHSLPMLEPQVKSLLYDNSLFL; from the exons ATGGCCCTCCATTATTCAAAATGGTGTTTCCCAACATCTTTCAAAAAGCCTCATTATGTTGCAACAAAGGCACATCTTTCTCATGCTAACCAATGGAACATTCTTCAGCAAAACCAAAGAACTGTTTTTCAGGATGATATAAGCATTAATCATGCACAGAAACTGATGGAACTGAAGCATGCACTACTTagtgaaaataataattcaCTGCAAGGAATGCAAATGATTGATGCAATGCAGCGTCTAAATGTTGATTACCACTTTCAAGAGGAAATTCATTCATTCTTACAGAGGGACTATGTCGTCATTTCCACCACTTTTGGTCATGGGGGTGCCTTTGCCCACCATCATCTTCATCACCTTGCTCTCTCCTTTCGTCTCTTCAGACAACAAGGTCACTTTGTGCCTCCAG AGGTGTTTGAAAAGTTCAGAGACAAGGAAGGAAAATTCAGGCAAGAACTATTagtaggaggaggaggagacaTCGTGAAGGGAATGATGGAATTATATGAAGCCTCACAAATAAGCATAAAGGGAGAAGACATGCTAGATGAAGCTGGAGAATTCAGTtgcaagttcttgaaggaaAGGTTGGCTTACCttgacaatgatgatgatgaagccAAGTTTGTGAGGAGCACTATTGAAAACCCTTTCCACAAAAGCTTGCCAATGTTCACTGCCAGAGATTTCTTAAGAAATTTTCATGGTGgcatgaataataataataatgaatggTTTGGTTCCTTAAAAGCACTTGCAAAGATGGATTTCACTTTGTTGCAACGCTTACACCAGCAGGAAATCATTCAAATCTCTAA ATGGTGGACAAAACTTGGTTTACCCAATGAGTTACAGTATGCAAGAAATCAACCATTGAAATGGTACATTTGGTCGTTGGCATGCCTCTCAGATCCTAATTTCTCAGAAGAGAGGATTGATCTAACTAAATCAATCTCTTTCATATACATAATAGATGACATTTTCGATGTGTATGGGACTTTAGATGAACTCACTCTTTTCACTGATGTTGTTTCTAG ATGGGATGTTACAGTTGCTGATGAGTTACCAGATTACATGAGAATATGCTTTAGGGTCCTCTATGATCTTACTAATGAAATCAGCTTCAAGATCTACCAAAAACATGGATGGGATGCCAACAATTTTCTTAGAAACGca TGGAAGAGATTGTGCaaagccttcttagttgaagcAAAATGGTTTGCTTCAGGGAAGAGTCCAAGTTCTGAAGAGTACTTGAAAAATGGAATAATAAGCTGTGGGGTGCATATTGTGCTGGTTCACATTTTCTTTATGTtgggtgaaggattgagcaGTGAAAATGTTAAAATCATAGACGGAATCCCAGATATAATTTCTTCTTCGGCAACTATTCTTCGGCTTTGGGATGATTTGGGAAATGCTGAG gaTGAGAATCAAGAAGGCAATGATGGGTCATACGTGGATTGTTTATTGATGGAACAGAAAGGGTTGGCAAGGAAAGAAGCAAGAGAGGAAGTTATGAATATGATCAATGATGCATGGAAGAGGCTCAACCAAGAGTGCTTCTTTGAGAACACATTCCCTAAGCCATTCACTAAGGCCTCTCTCAATCTTGCAAGGATGGTTCCTTTGATGTATACTTATGACAACCACCACTCCCTTCCCATGCTTGAGCCTCAAGTCAAGTCTTTGCTTTATGacaattctctttttctttaa